The Phoenix dactylifera cultivar Barhee BC4 chromosome 17, palm_55x_up_171113_PBpolish2nd_filt_p, whole genome shotgun sequence genome contains a region encoding:
- the LOC120104215 gene encoding mediator of RNA polymerase II transcription subunit 15a-like → MEGNSWRPGQGEPSTADATAGDATAGDWRCQLQHDARQRIVNKIMDTLKRHLPISVPEGLNELQKIAVRFEEKIYTAATSQSDYVRKISVKLLSMETKTQHTPPMPNTTIPNQNPTDPGIDMIGHIALS, encoded by the exons ATGGAGGGGAACAGCTGGAGGCCTGGCCAGGGGGAGCCCTCCACCGCTGACGCCACGGCCGGTGACGCCACGGCAGGCGACTGGCGGTGCCAGCTGCAGCACGATGCGCGGCAGAGGATCGTCAATAAGAT AATGGACACTTTAAAGAGACATTTGCCTATTTCTGTGCCGGAAGGCTTAAATGAACTTCAGAAAATTGCTGTTCGATTTGAAGAGAAGATATATACTGCAGCTACAAGCCAG TCTGATTATGTGAGGAAAATTTCTGTGAAATTGCTTTCGATGGAGACAAAGACTCAGCATACTCCTCCAATGCCGAACACCACCATTCCAAACCAAAATCCTACAGACCCAGGTATTGACATGATAGGACATATTGCTTTGTCTTAA
- the LOC103723567 gene encoding beta-adaptin-like protein C: protein MSGHDSKYFSTTKKGEIPELKEELNSQYKDKRKDAVKKVIAAMTVGKDVSSLFTDVVNCMQTENLELKKLVYLYLINYAKSQPDLAILAVNTFVKDSQDPNPLIRALAVRTMGCIRVDKITEYLCDPLQRCLKDDDPYVRKTAAICVAKLYDINAELVEDRGFLENLKDLISDNNPMVVANAVAALAEIQDCSSRPIFEITSHTLSKLLTALNECIEWGQVFILDAISRYKASDAREAENIVERVTPRLQHANCAVVLSAVKMILQQMELITSTDVVRNLCKKMAPPLVTLLSAEPEIQYVALRNINLIVQKRPTILAHEIKVFFCKYNDPIYVKMEKLEIMIKLASDRNIDQVLLEFKEYATEVDVDFVRKAVRAIGRCAIKLERAAERCISVLLELIKIKVNYVVQEAIIVIKDIFRRYPNTYESIIATLCESLDTLDEPEAKASMIWIIGEYAERIDNADELLESFLESFPEEPALVQLQLLTATVKLFLKKPTEGPQQMIQAVLNNATVETDNPDLRDRAYIYWRLLSTDPEAAKDVVLAEKPVISDDSNQLDPSLLDELLANIATLSSVYHKPPDAFVTRAKAAPRPDDDEYPDGAETGYSESPSHAVDGAPAPSSTTTVPHTSTSHPVPAPASSPAAPMPDLLGDLIGLDNAIVPADQPATPPSGPPLPVLLPSSTGQGLQISAQLMRRDGQIFYGLLFENYSQAVLDGFMIQFNKNTFGLAAAGPLQVPPLQPGASARTLLPMVLFQNVSPGPPTSLLQVAVKNNEQPVWYFNDKISLHVFFVEDGRMERTNFLETWKSLPDSNEVSKDLTNCVVNSIDATIEHLAASNVFFLAKRRNANKEILYLSARIPRGIPFLIELTVVVGVPGVKCAVKTPSPELAPLFFETMETLLK, encoded by the exons ATGAGCGGCCACGACTCCAAGTACTTCTCCACTACCAAGAAGGGAGAGATCCCCGAGCTGAAGGAGGAGCTCAATTCCCAGTACAAG GACAAAAGAAAAGATGCAGTGAAGAAAGTGATTGCTGCAATGACTGTTGGAAAAGATGTATCATCATTGTTTACAGATGTTGTCAACTGCATGCAAACAGAGAACTTGGAGCTGAAGAAACTCGTTTATTTATATCTTATAAACTATGCTAAAAGCCAGCCTGATCTAGCCATACTTGCTGTGAATACTTTTGTGAAG GATTCACAAGATCCCAATCCGCTGATTCGTGCTTTGGCTGTGAGGACAATGGGATGCATTCGTGTTGACAAAATTACAGAATATCTATGCGATCCTCTTCAGAGATGCCTCAAG GATGATGATCCTTATGTTCGAAAGACTGCAGCCATTTGTGTAGCTAAGCTTTATGATATAAATGCTGAGTTAGTGGAAGACAGGGGATTCCTTGAGAATCTCAAGGACTTGATATCTGATAATAATCCGATGGTGGTAGCAAATGCAGTTGCAGCGCTTGCAGAGATCCAAGACTGTAGTAGCAGACCAATCTTTGAGATCACCAGTCATACTCTTTCGAAACTCCTGACTGCATTGAATGAATGTATTGA ATGGGGTCAGGTTTTCATTTTGGATGCCATATCAAGGTACAAAGCATCTGATGCCCGTGAAGCTGAGAACATAGTGGAAAGAGTTACGCCACGTCTCCAGCATGCAAACTGTGCAGTTGTGCTTTCTGCTGTCAAA ATGATCCTTCAGCAGATGGAACTTATTACCAGTACTGATGTGGTCCGAAATCTTTGCAAGAAAATGGCACCTCCTCTAGTAACACTTCTTTCTGCAGAACCTGAAATACAGTACGTGGCATTACGTAACATCAATCTTATTGTACAGAAACGGCCTACAATACTTGCACATGAAATTAAG GTTTTCTTCTGCAAGTACAATGATCCAATTTATGTTAAGATGGAGAAATTGGAGATTATGATAAAGCTTGCCTCTGACCGGAACATAGACCAG GTTCTGTTGGAGTTCAAAGAGTATGCTACAGAAGTAGATGTAGATTTTGTTAGGAAAGCTGTACGTGCGATTGGCCGCTGTGCCATAAAGTTAGAGAGAGCTGCTGAGCGGTGCATCAGCGTGCTGCTTGAACTCATAAAGATAAAAGTAAATTATGTTGTGCAGGAGGCTATCATTGTCATCAAGGACATTTTCAGGCGTTATCCAAACAC CTATGAATCCATCATTGCAACTCTCTGCGAGAGTTTAGACACATTAGATGAGCCAGAAGCTAAG GCATCAATGATCTGGATAATTGGGGAATATGCAGAAAGAATTGACAATGCTGATGAGCTCCTTGAGAGCTTTCTAGAAAGCTTTCCAGAAGAGCCTGCGCTTGTGCAACTGCAGTTGCTCACTGCAACAGTCAAGTTGTTTCTTAAGAAGCCAACTGAAGGCCCACAGCAGATGATTCAG GCTGTTCTTAATAATGCCACTGTGGAGACTGACAATCCTGATTTGCGTGATCGTGCCTACATATATTGGCGCCTTCTTTCTACTGATCCTGAG gctgctaaagatgttgttttagCTGAGAAGCCAGTAATCAGCGATGATTCAAACCAACTTGATCCTTCACTTCTTGATGAGCTCCTTGCGAACATTGCTACCCTATCTTCTGTCTATCATAAGCCTCCAGATGCATTTGTAACCCGTGCCAAAGCTGCACCTAGACCAGATGATGATGAGTATCCTGATGGGGCCGAAACAGGGTATTCTGAGTCACCTTCTCATGCAGTTGATGGTGCACCTGCCCCCTCTAGTACAACTACTGTTCCACATACCTCTACAAGCCATCCAGTGCCAGCACCAGCATCCTCACCTGCTGCTCCTATGCCTGATTTACTTGGCGATTTGATAGGTCTGGATAATGCCATTGTACCTGCTGACCAGCCAGCAACACCACCTTCAGG GCCTCCTTTGCCTGTTTTACTACCCTCGTCAACTGGTCAAGGTCTACAAATAAGTGCACAACTTATGCGGCGTGATGGCCAAATATTTTATGGTTTATTGTTTGAGAACTACTCACAGGCTGTGCTAGATGGGTTCATGATACAATTTAACAAAAATACATTTGGTCTTGCAGCTGCTGGACCTCTACAG gtcCCTCCATTGCAACCTGGTGCATCGGCCAGGACCCTTCTACCTATGGTTCTCTTCCAGAATGTATCACCTGGGCCTCCAACCTCACTTCTGCAGGTTGCAGTGAAAAATAATGAGCAGCCAGTCTGGTATTTCAATGATAAAATCTCATTGCATGTGTTCTTTGTGGAAGATGGTAGAATGGAGCGTACAAATTTTCTGGAG ACATGGaaatcacttcctgattcaaATGAAGTCTCCAAGGACTTGACAAACTGTGTTGTCAACAGCATTGATGCTACCATCGAACATTTAGCTGCATCCAATGTGTTCTTTCTAGCAAAGCGCAGGAATGCAAACAAAGAGATATTGTATCTGTCAGCCAGGATTCCTCGAGGTATTCCATTCTTGATAGAGCTTACGGTTGTTGTCGGTGTTCCTGGTGTAAAATGTGCAGTGAAGACGCCAAGCCCGGAACTGGCACCACTGTTCTTTGAAACCATGGAGACTCTTCTGAAGTGA
- the LOC120104320 gene encoding uncharacterized protein LOC120104320, whose protein sequence is MGLKADSTNVGCKVLPICDAVSTASNGGDSSDGSDKEVQKGERRRAVSHMKELLKWAAAAKSHKSGSRGWKLSYFRNRVRHPSVEGSCSTSNLSGNLRSSEYDANMLASPKSEEYVRPGRWITTDSDFVVLEL, encoded by the exons ATGGGCCTCAAGGCAGATTCTACCAATGTGGGTTGCAAAGTTCTACCAATATGTGATGCTGTGTCGACCGCCTCCAATGGTGGAGATAGCAGCGATGGCTCCGACAAAGAAGTTCAGAAGGGCGAGCGAAGGAGGGCAGTTTCTCATATGAAGGAGCTGCTTAAATGGGCTGCTGCCGCCAAGTCCCATAAAAGTGGAAGCAGGGGATGGAAG CTCTCGTACTTCCGAAACAGAGTTCGCCATCCTTCGGTTGAGGGCAGCTGCTCGACTTCAAATCTTTCAGGTAATTTGCGGAGTTCAGAATATGATGCAAATATGTTGGCCAGCCCAAAGTCCGAAGAGTACGTGAGGCCTGGACGTTGGATAACTACAGACTCTGACT TTGTGGTGCTAGAACTCTGA